The following coding sequences lie in one Halogeometricum rufum genomic window:
- a CDS encoding DUF192 domain-containing protein, which produces MAALRYSLGSVALAVFVVASVTALFVAFNPTALPGGGEYDRTTVTIASEGEVVTEVEVRVADTYEKRYTGLSDTESLGPNEGMLFVHDDESQYAYVMRDMDFPLDILFVAENGTVTRIHHAELEPNASEGGLTRYRGVGKYVLEVPYGYTNETGVEEGDTVRIGDY; this is translated from the coding sequence TCGCGTCCGTGACTGCGCTGTTCGTCGCGTTCAACCCGACGGCGCTCCCCGGCGGCGGCGAGTACGACCGGACAACCGTCACCATCGCCTCCGAGGGCGAGGTAGTGACCGAAGTCGAGGTGCGCGTCGCCGACACGTACGAGAAGCGGTACACCGGTCTCAGCGACACCGAGTCGCTCGGACCGAACGAGGGGATGCTGTTCGTCCACGACGACGAGAGCCAGTACGCCTACGTCATGCGCGACATGGACTTCCCCCTCGACATCCTGTTCGTCGCCGAGAACGGCACCGTCACGCGGATTCACCACGCCGAACTCGAACCGAACGCCTCCGAGGGCGGACTGACGCGCTACCGCGGCGTCGGCAAGTACGTGCTCGAAGTCCCCTACGGCTACACGAACGAGACGGGCGTCGAGGAGGGCGACACCGTCCGTATCGGCGACTACTGA
- a CDS encoding DUF7538 family protein, whose amino-acid sequence MSDDADTAALAELDGWRTEGFAARVHYRGADDRYSIEYYAPSECVLYWKVKGDGETAVPVGRDTVPGPLRTRIREDLSEAGIDPDVESRHL is encoded by the coding sequence ATGAGCGACGACGCGGACACCGCCGCACTCGCCGAACTCGACGGGTGGCGGACCGAGGGCTTCGCCGCCCGCGTCCACTACCGCGGCGCCGACGACCGGTACAGCATCGAGTACTACGCCCCCTCGGAGTGCGTCCTCTACTGGAAGGTGAAAGGCGACGGCGAGACTGCGGTCCCCGTCGGGCGCGACACGGTGCCGGGCCCCCTTCGGACGCGCATCCGCGAGGACCTCTCGGAGGCGGGCATCGACCCCGACGTGGAGTCGCGACATCTCTGA